The Candidatus Cloacimonadota bacterium genomic interval ATGAACATTACAAAGATTTTATAGAAACTCACCCTAAATTCAAAATGTCTTACACTTGTTTTCGAGATTATTTTTCGCAAATAGACGCCTTAAAATTGAAAAATAAATATGATCAACTTACCACTGAAGATAAGATTAAACCAGACACAGAAAGGTTTCTAAAAGAAATATTAGAAGACGAAACAACAGGGAAAAGCAGTCGAAAGAAGATTTTGAAAACATTTCCAAAGTTAGAACAAAAAGAAAAAGATATTAAAGTGGAACGAAGATTTCAAGAGGATATGAATACTTTTGGAATTTATTTACTTGTGATGATTTTAACTGCTTTTGGTTTAAATTATCAAATTCTATCAATTATGCTTGGTGTTAGTAAATCAACTATTCATAACAAATTTCACACTCTATCATTTGTAGGAAGGGCAATCTTATCCTCAATAAATAGCTGGAGTGGCGAAATTGCTACCGATGAAAAATGGGTAAAAATAAATGGTAAGTGGCATTACGTTATTTCTATAGTAGATAATAAAACAGGATTTCCTTTATATTTTCAATTAGTCTCAGATTTGAAAAAACCAACTTGGGAGCTCTTTTTTAACAGATTTTACAAGCTTTATGGAAAACCCCGACTGATTATATCGGACGGAAGTAGTGCTATTGCTGGAGCAATAAAATCAGTTTTTCCCGGAGTAAATCATCAACTGTGTAAATTTCATAAACTAAAGAATTTGATGAAAAAGATATACTCCTGCCGGTGCAGTTATAAAAAACAACAGCAAATGATTGCGTTAGCAAAAGGAATTTTTGATAACATGACCTATTTTGGTAGGAAAAGAGCTGCTCAGAAATTAATGGAAATTTCTCCCGAAGAAGTTTCAAAATATGTAGAAAAAAGTATTTTGGGAAAATGGAACCAACTAACCAAAAGGCTCACTTCAAATTCAGCAGAACGATGGAATCGTAAGATTGAAAAAGTTATTTTGGGAAGATACGGACTGAAATCAGAACAATATGTTATTCAGCTAATGAATTCATTGTGGTTAAAAGAGGCTGTTTTGGACAAAAGACATTTTGCAGAATGCTTTTTAGATAACATCAAATTGGGACAATTATGTCAAGATAACCTAAAAATGTGCAATGTTGTCGATTCTAT includes:
- a CDS encoding DDE-type integrase/transposase/recombinase; this translates as MEKKDGMLSVSINNPIKFSVKDTKNNQKMLLVLLRLFKKENGKELVTFKKISALFGLKSRQDSNNFYREFQQHDGDFKDYLERKKDFRDALPLIEKQILQNPLLKINEHYKDFIETHPKFKMSYTCFRDYFSQIDALKLKNKYDQLTTEDKIKPDTERFLKEILEDETTGKSSRKKILKTFPKLEQKEKDIKVERRFQEDMNTFGIYLLVMILTAFGLNYQILSIMLGVSKSTIHNKFHTLSFVGRAILSSINSWSGEIATDEKWVKINGKWHYVISIVDNKTGFPLYFQLVSDLKKPTWELFFNRFYKLYGKPRLIISDGSSAIAGAIKSVFPGVNHQLCKFHKLKNLMKKIYSCRCSYKKQQQMIALAKGIFDNMTYFGRKRAAQKLMEISPEEVSKYVEKSILGKWNQLTKRLTSNSAERWNRKIEKVILGRYGLKSEQYVIQLMNSLWLKEAVLDKRHFAECFLDNIKLGQLCQDNLKMCNVVDSIKHKLLEKVA